One genomic region from Pyxicephalus adspersus chromosome 1, UCB_Pads_2.0, whole genome shotgun sequence encodes:
- the GJA9 gene encoding gap junction alpha-9 protein — protein MGDWNFLGVILEEVHIHSTIVGKIWLTILFIFRMLVLGVAAEEVWNDEQSQFVCNTEQPGCKNVCYDQAFPISLIRYWVLQVIFVSSPSLVYMGHAIYRLRALEKERHRKKAQLKGELEGVEYELTEDRKRLERELRQLEQRKLNKAPLRGSLLCTYVIHIFTRSAVEVGFMVGQHLLYGVHLDPLYKCQREPCPNVVDCFVSRPTEKTVFMLFMQSIAGVSLFLNILEIGHLGVKKIRKGCLVRYKFKDEFDDFYGIKPKKHSTVTHTGIGTSSSPNKTLPSAPSNYTLLMDKPNDPTVYPILNPPCGFHPIVDMHTENNSTCILDEQETKSVNELNPANMADNHIHNSSSNNNEKFTKTYISDSKIPKSQPQRKSGCIRSTRSSAESAPGVPMGTMNEIPSEDTVDCSMHNIICSTTSNAVRKTRRVSAPWHRSGYVQDSVCSSRGRYSFCTNRSRALSKSDLKRISRPATPETLGEQSPERKQNKECDGSVTFSPSRRMSLASNASSRRVPTDLQI, from the coding sequence ATGGGAGACTGGAATTTCCTTGGGGTAATCCTGGAGGAAGTCCACATTCACTCTACTATAGTTGGGAAGATCTGGCTTACTATTCTGTTTATATTTCGTATGCTGGTCTTGGGGGTAGCAGCTGAAGAAGTCTGGAATGATGAACAATCACAATTTGTATGCAACACAGAGCAACCTGGatgcaaaaatgtatgttatGATCAAGCTTTTCCTATATCTTTGATCAGATATTGGGTTCTGCAGGTCATCTTTGTGTCTTCACCTTCTTTAGTCTACATGGGCCATGCCATTTACAGACTTAGAGCTCTTGAAAAGGAAAGGCACAGGAAGAAAGCACAATTGAAAGGTGAACTTGAAGGTGTTGAGTATGAGTTGACTGAGGATCGTAAGAGACTGGAGCGTGAACTCCGGCAGCTGGAGCAAAGAAAACTCAACAAGGCTCCTCTTCGTGGGTCTCTACTTTGCACCTATGTTATACATATATTCACCAGGTCTGCTGTTGAGGTTGGATTTATGGTCGGTCAGCATTTACTTTATGGTGTTCATTTAGATCCGCTTTACAAGTGTCAGAGAGAGCCTTGCCCTAATGTGGTTGACTGCTTTGTATCAAGACCCACAGAAAAGACAGTATTCATGTTATTTATGCAGAGCATTGCAGGCGTTTCTCTTTTTCTTAATATTCTGGAAATAGGACATCTCGGTGTAAAAAAGATCAGGAAAGGATGTTTAGTTAGATATAAATTTAAAGATGAATTTGATGATTTTTATGGAATAAAACCTAAGAAGCACTCCACAGTTACTCATACAGGCATTGGGACATCTTCAAGTCCAAATAAGACCCTTCCTTCAGCCCCTAGTAACTATACATTGCTGATGGATAAACCAAATGATCCAACTGTATATCCAATACTGAATCCCCCTTGTGGATTTCATCCCATAGTAGATATGCACACAGAGAACAATAGTACCTGTATCCTTGATGAACAAGAAACCAAATCGGTTAATGAACTCAACCCTGCAAATATGGCAGACAACCATATCCACAACAGCAGTTCTAACAATAATGAAAAATTCACCAAAACATATATTTCTGATAGCAAGATTCCAAAAAGCCAACCACAAAGAAAAAGTGGATGCATAAGAAGCACTCGTTCCAGTGCTGAAAGTGCTCCAGGTGTTCCAATGGGAACTATGAACGAAATACCTTCTGAGGATACAGTGGATTGCTCTATGCATAATATTATTTGCTCTACAACTAGTAATGCAGTCCGTAAGACCAGGAGAGTTAGTGCCCCTTGGCACAGAAGTGGATATGTTCAAGATTCAGTATGCAGCAGCAGGGGACGCTACAGCTTCTGTACAAATAGATCACGGGCACTCTCCAAGTCTGACCTGAAACGCATCAGTCGGCCGGCTACACCAGAAACCCTAGGGGAGCAGAGTCCAGAACGCAAGCAGAATAAGGAATGTGATGGCTCTGTGACCTTCTCTCCTTCTCGACGAATGTCACTGGCAAGTAACGCCAGTAGCCGGCGTGTCCCCACCGATCTACAGATCTAA